A genomic window from Clostridium aceticum includes:
- a CDS encoding chemotaxis protein CheB, which produces MADASTFDGGQNIIIQPELDKSGSSTETEDFYVVGIGASAGGLEALEQFFANMPPASNMAFVVIQHLSPDFKSLMPEILSRNTEMKVYQIEKGMKIVPGCVYLNPPKFTVEVSRNQFLLSEQNQIKKVNLTINTFFESLAEDMNEKSIGIILSGTGSDGTRGCRAIKEAGGIVIAQDVKTAKFNGMPKSVIATNICDFILSPSSMPEKLLKYINQSWLMNVIEDEEQKSDEATDILSQIYNLIKNLYATDFSLYKQSTVLRCLNRRIRICQIQTLEEYLSYLKETPEEIECLYNSLLIGVTRFFRDSNAFDVMKNKVIPEIIDRKTDNAVVRVWVAGCSTGEEAYSIAILFKEHMDYTQRNITVKVFATDIDIKSIEYASKGVYPDSIAEDVSLERLNRYFIKKRDGYHVSKFIREMVIFSSHNVINNPPFYKIDLLTCRNLLIYFQPSLQKRIISTFQFALETNGFMFLGTSETTGEMDKYFSTFDAKWKIYKRNNIKKRPPVEDFSGISTDIKVIQSKPEEDYFTGVERNKWEMEGIQTILIEECLPPSVLLDENGELVQICGDVDKYLKVPRGRVCYDIQKMVPKELSTALGTAISKVRKERKTVAYSNIKVKLAQEENNINLVVKPLFTKKSGLLIYVIFEEIQSSGSHEDYVENFDTVGELHSRIADLEQELQYTKESLQSTIEELETSSEELQSANEELLVSNEEMHSTNEELQSVNEELMVVNTQYEYKIQELADLNNDMTNFLNSTDIGTLFLDSNLCVRKFTPAIAREINLIEQDIGRPISHISHNFKNEDLIEVCRDVMDNLVPVEKEIKSLSNKWYILKYSPFRTNENAIKGIVTSLVDITARKEAEENQRKSKEELKEAIALDDLKNDFFSNLSHELRTPLNVIMSTLQLLESQRKSIGTKDGSDKREKYFNIIKQNCYRQLRLVNNMIDSTKIDAGFFEIHQKNYNIVNIVENIALSVSDYIKNKGIGLIFDTDVEEKITACDLDSIERIILNLLSNAVKFTDQGGSINLNIKDKGATILISVKDSGIGISKDKQKIIFERFRQVDKSLARRHEGSGIGLSLVKSLVVMHAGKISVQSEYGKGTEFLIEIPVKTVPEDSNIIKAEVKQQNNVEKINIEFSDIYKLQKQ; this is translated from the coding sequence ATGGCTGATGCAAGCACCTTTGATGGAGGTCAAAATATAATAATTCAACCAGAATTAGATAAAAGTGGTTCATCTACAGAAACTGAGGATTTCTATGTTGTAGGTATAGGGGCATCGGCTGGGGGACTAGAAGCCCTAGAACAGTTTTTTGCAAACATGCCACCAGCCAGTAATATGGCTTTTGTAGTAATCCAACACTTATCTCCTGACTTTAAAAGTCTCATGCCTGAAATACTATCCAGAAATACGGAAATGAAAGTATATCAGATAGAGAAGGGAATGAAAATTGTCCCAGGATGTGTTTACCTAAACCCTCCAAAGTTTACTGTTGAAGTTTCACGTAATCAGTTTTTACTAAGTGAACAAAACCAAATTAAGAAGGTTAATCTCACCATAAACACTTTTTTTGAATCACTGGCAGAAGATATGAATGAAAAATCCATAGGAATCATACTATCAGGTACAGGAAGTGATGGTACACGGGGTTGCAGGGCAATAAAGGAGGCTGGAGGCATTGTAATAGCACAAGATGTGAAGACTGCAAAATTCAATGGAATGCCTAAAAGTGTGATTGCAACGAATATCTGCGACTTTATTTTATCTCCCTCCAGCATGCCTGAAAAATTATTGAAATATATAAATCAATCTTGGTTGATGAATGTAATAGAAGACGAAGAGCAAAAATCTGATGAAGCAACTGATATCTTGTCGCAAATTTATAATCTAATTAAAAATCTATACGCCACTGATTTCAGTCTTTATAAGCAGAGCACTGTCCTGCGATGTCTTAATAGAAGGATAAGAATATGTCAAATACAGACACTAGAGGAGTATCTTTCATACTTAAAGGAAACTCCAGAAGAGATAGAGTGTTTATACAATAGTTTATTGATAGGAGTAACAAGATTCTTTAGGGATTCCAATGCTTTTGACGTGATGAAAAATAAAGTTATTCCTGAAATTATTGATAGAAAGACAGACAATGCTGTCGTCAGGGTTTGGGTGGCTGGATGTTCGACTGGGGAGGAAGCATATTCAATAGCAATATTATTTAAAGAGCATATGGATTATACTCAAAGAAATATAACCGTAAAGGTTTTTGCTACAGATATTGACATTAAGTCAATAGAATATGCCAGCAAGGGAGTTTATCCCGATAGTATCGCCGAAGATGTATCCCTTGAACGTTTGAACCGTTATTTCATTAAAAAAAGGGATGGTTACCATGTTTCAAAATTTATTCGTGAAATGGTTATTTTTTCAAGTCACAACGTAATAAACAATCCGCCTTTTTATAAAATTGATCTTTTAACTTGTAGAAATCTATTGATTTATTTCCAACCTAGTCTTCAAAAAAGGATTATCTCAACTTTTCAGTTTGCTCTTGAAACAAATGGATTTATGTTTTTAGGGACCAGTGAAACTACCGGAGAAATGGACAAATATTTTTCTACATTTGATGCCAAGTGGAAGATCTATAAAAGAAATAATATAAAGAAGCGGCCACCTGTAGAGGATTTTTCCGGTATATCGACAGATATCAAGGTAATTCAGTCAAAACCTGAAGAAGATTATTTTACTGGAGTAGAAAGGAACAAGTGGGAAATGGAAGGTATCCAAACAATTTTGATAGAAGAATGTTTACCACCAAGTGTGCTGCTTGACGAGAATGGTGAACTTGTACAGATTTGTGGTGATGTGGATAAATACTTGAAGGTACCCAGGGGAAGGGTATGCTATGACATACAAAAGATGGTGCCGAAGGAGCTATCAACCGCCCTTGGAACTGCAATCAGCAAGGTTAGAAAAGAGAGGAAAACAGTTGCTTATTCAAATATTAAAGTCAAGTTAGCTCAAGAGGAAAACAACATTAATCTTGTTGTTAAACCACTGTTTACAAAGAAGAGTGGTTTGCTTATTTATGTAATATTTGAAGAAATCCAAAGTAGTGGCAGCCACGAAGATTATGTTGAAAATTTTGATACAGTAGGCGAATTGCATAGCCGTATAGCTGACTTAGAACAAGAGCTTCAGTATACCAAGGAGAGCCTTCAATCCACCATAGAAGAATTAGAGACGTCAAGCGAAGAGTTGCAATCAGCCAATGAGGAATTGTTGGTTTCTAATGAGGAAATGCATAGTACGAATGAAGAACTTCAGTCCGTCAATGAAGAATTGATGGTTGTAAACACACAATACGAGTATAAGATACAAGAATTGGCTGATTTAAATAATGATATGACAAATTTCTTAAACAGTACAGATATAGGTACTTTGTTTTTAGATTCCAACCTATGCGTGAGGAAGTTTACACCAGCGATTGCAAGGGAAATTAATCTTATAGAACAGGATATAGGGCGCCCAATAAGCCATATATCACATAACTTTAAAAATGAGGATTTAATTGAAGTGTGCCGTGATGTGATGGATAACCTAGTTCCAGTTGAAAAGGAAATCAAGAGCCTGAGCAATAAGTGGTATATATTAAAATATTCTCCATTCCGTACAAATGAAAATGCTATAAAGGGTATTGTTACCTCTCTTGTAGATATTACAGCCCGGAAGGAAGCAGAAGAAAATCAACGTAAAAGTAAAGAAGAGTTAAAAGAGGCAATTGCATTAGATGATTTGAAAAATGATTTCTTTAGCAACCTTTCCCATGAACTTCGGACGCCTTTGAATGTCATCATGAGTACCTTACAACTTCTAGAAAGCCAAAGGAAAAGTATAGGGACAAAGGATGGATCTGATAAACGGGAGAAGTATTTTAATATTATAAAACAAAACTGTTATCGGCAGTTAAGACTTGTAAACAACATGATTGATAGTACAAAAATTGATGCAGGTTTTTTTGAAATCCATCAGAAAAATTATAATATTGTAAACATAGTTGAAAATATTGCATTGTCAGTATCAGATTATATAAAAAATAAAGGTATAGGACTGATATTTGATACAGATGTAGAAGAAAAGATCACGGCATGTGATTTAGACAGCATTGAAAGAATTATACTAAACCTTTTATCAAATGCGGTAAAGTTTACTGACCAGGGTGGTAGTATAAATCTAAATATAAAAGATAAGGGAGCAACTATTCTAATTTCTGTAAAGGATTCAGGTATTGGTATATCGAAGGATAAACAAAAAATTATTTTCGAGCGCTTTAGGCAAGTGGATAAATCCCTTGCTAGAAGGCATGAAGGTAGTGGTATAGGACTATCGCTAGTTAAATCCCTAGTGGTTATGCATGCAGGAAAAATTTCTGTTCAAAGTGAATATGGTAAAGGGACAGAGTTTCTTATTGAAATACCGGTAAAAACAGTCCCAGAAGATAGTAATATAATAAAAGCAGAAGTCAAACAACAAAACAATGTAGAAAAAATAAATATAGAGTTTTCAGATATTTATAAACTACAAAAGCAATAA
- a CDS encoding transposase, with amino-acid sequence MINQIRGDDNAKEDKKRLLKTLLRYKEKCKYKIYAYCVMDNHLHLLLKEKEEPLEQIMRRIGGNFTEDNLIFS; translated from the coding sequence ATTATAAACCAAATTCGAGGTGATGATAATGCAAAGGAAGACAAGAAACGATTACTAAAAACCCTATTAAGGTATAAAGAAAAGTGTAAATATAAAATATATGCCTATTGCGTAATGGACAATCATTTACATCTATTGCTTAAGGAAAAGGAGGAACCTTTAGAACAGATAATGAGACGTATAGGTGGAAACTTTACAGAAGATAATTTAATATTTTCTTGA